The following proteins are co-located in the Toxotes jaculatrix isolate fToxJac2 chromosome 9, fToxJac2.pri, whole genome shotgun sequence genome:
- the nkapd1 gene encoding uncharacterized protein NKAPD1 isoform X1, giving the protein MPGVTMSKQPLGKTLLRNVIRHTDAHNKIQEEMEMWKMRDWEVQMSHHKHLSDTECVRGRMHCDRSRERVTEHDDREARYWTRKLYEFEDKDPDRWGHSGFKELYPEEFESDGEKNPSTKKIGRHKIKKSKSDTEASLSKHSKKSSRKKKKKKKKKDEEEKRRKAKSSSDDSTDGSSTTKDKQRRKRTKSRHKNKKSAKTRGRGDDSGSGNSDDEGEGDRRTHSRKKRKQDSHKDSDSGPNSKKKRRKNWKAAAEQSSDDSSAD; this is encoded by the exons ATGCCAGGTGTCACCATGTCAAAGCAGCCGCTGGGGAAGACCTTGCTGAGGAATGTAatccgccacacagatgcccaCAACAAG ATCcaggaagagatggagatgTGGAAAATGCGAGACTGGGAGGTCCAAATGTCCCACCACAAACATTTATCAGATACGGAGTGTGTGAG GGGGCGTATGCACTGCGATCGAAGCAGAGAGCGAGTCACTGAACATGACGACAGAGAGGCTCGATACTGGACTCGCAAATTGTATGAATTTGAGGACAAAGATCCTGACAG GTGGGGACACAGTGGCTTTAAGGAGCTTTATCCTGAGGAGTTTGAAAGTGATGG tgaAAAAAACCCTTCTACAAAGAAGATTGGGcgccacaaaataaaaaaatcaaagtctGACACAGAAGCAAGCTTATCAAAACACTCCAAAAAATCTTCtcgaaagaagaaaaagaaaaagaagaagaaagacgaGGAAGAAAAGCGAAGAAAGGCGAAGTCCAGCAGTGATGACAGCactgatggcagcagcactaccaaagacaagcagaggagaaaaaggactAAAAGTCgtcataaaaataagaaaagtgcAAAAACCAGAGGGAGAGGTGATGACAGCGGCTCAGGGAACAGTGATGATGAAGGAGAAGGGGACAGACGGACTCACAGTCGCAAAAAGCGAAAACAGGACTCCCACAAAGACTCAGACTCAGGGCCAAACtcaaaaaagaagaggaggaaaaactggaaagcagcagctgagcagagCTCAGATGATAGTTCAGCTGACTGA
- the nkapd1 gene encoding uncharacterized protein NKAPD1 isoform X2, which produces MSKQPLGKTLLRNVIRHTDAHNKIQEEMEMWKMRDWEVQMSHHKHLSDTECVRGRMHCDRSRERVTEHDDREARYWTRKLYEFEDKDPDRWGHSGFKELYPEEFESDGEKNPSTKKIGRHKIKKSKSDTEASLSKHSKKSSRKKKKKKKKKDEEEKRRKAKSSSDDSTDGSSTTKDKQRRKRTKSRHKNKKSAKTRGRGDDSGSGNSDDEGEGDRRTHSRKKRKQDSHKDSDSGPNSKKKRRKNWKAAAEQSSDDSSAD; this is translated from the exons ATGTCAAAGCAGCCGCTGGGGAAGACCTTGCTGAGGAATGTAatccgccacacagatgcccaCAACAAG ATCcaggaagagatggagatgTGGAAAATGCGAGACTGGGAGGTCCAAATGTCCCACCACAAACATTTATCAGATACGGAGTGTGTGAG GGGGCGTATGCACTGCGATCGAAGCAGAGAGCGAGTCACTGAACATGACGACAGAGAGGCTCGATACTGGACTCGCAAATTGTATGAATTTGAGGACAAAGATCCTGACAG GTGGGGACACAGTGGCTTTAAGGAGCTTTATCCTGAGGAGTTTGAAAGTGATGG tgaAAAAAACCCTTCTACAAAGAAGATTGGGcgccacaaaataaaaaaatcaaagtctGACACAGAAGCAAGCTTATCAAAACACTCCAAAAAATCTTCtcgaaagaagaaaaagaaaaagaagaagaaagacgaGGAAGAAAAGCGAAGAAAGGCGAAGTCCAGCAGTGATGACAGCactgatggcagcagcactaccaaagacaagcagaggagaaaaaggactAAAAGTCgtcataaaaataagaaaagtgcAAAAACCAGAGGGAGAGGTGATGACAGCGGCTCAGGGAACAGTGATGATGAAGGAGAAGGGGACAGACGGACTCACAGTCGCAAAAAGCGAAAACAGGACTCCCACAAAGACTCAGACTCAGGGCCAAACtcaaaaaagaagaggaggaaaaactggaaagcagcagctgagcagagCTCAGATGATAGTTCAGCTGACTGA